A window of the Verrucomicrobiia bacterium genome harbors these coding sequences:
- a CDS encoding ATP-dependent Clp protease ATP-binding subunit: MPQIPFELTTVGARLAAGWWWLTAPGFPEVGVLGESAAAAERVLVARVRQVLGKTPLMEIHRRRGRVEAEVRQRTLRLTPMVRHPWWGEPVDLTVDYVLWHEGGETDTVLAWVPVLALTVVVQGRQDLEKRLESEVRGALARRRLMGTLGGLARLWQPEGLETGRIEIVVEVPTTKQEALAREEDRESDRRVLEEVGLDVGKERIEATWENEGVVGRLATVLGGNPPRSVLLVGPSGVGKTAAFRELVRRRQELGFPDTPFFATSGARLVAGMSGYGMWQERCLKMVREASHRRAVVHLGGIFELIQVGASVANAQGIGSFLRPHLMRGELLAVTEATVEELALVERMEPQLLRAFEEVRCEEPGMDAFRRILRETGRASRSGGGRGLSEEGLDAVVRLHARYGGYSARPGRALRFVRPLLQEGVSGDGMAGGGKVEVEATLEVDGARVREAFRRETGLPRWLLDETVAFDPDAARRWFEERVIGQEEAVEAVVSTLALVKTRLARPRRPLASFLFVGPTGVGKTEMVKAQAEYLFGDRTRMVRFDMSEYAHGDAVERLAGGAWDREGLLTARLREQPFCVVLLDEFEKAHPAVHDLLLQVLGEARLTDAAGRLAWFGNAVVVLTSNLGAQEFQRAPAGFRADAGARRDAREHFTGVVERFLRPEMVNRLDGIIPFLPLDEGAALAVTRRELGRALERDGIRRRMVEVDCDPALAEHLMRLGFDPAYGARPLQRVIERELLVPLAHALNGFAEDQPVQAWATVSAGALRVRCTGVRPAGPEDPRRDLAGVATGLSELRRRAQRLRRSAAVRELENAVHRAEELRARMGRGQWVDASSAEAVARLPRRQALLRALEGLELRSAEAEAGALVGFHTSREEACLPEAQGAAEGLTKEMQGALEELLWDRTRRPDRILLGLYHRGDPAVFAGWVRAMVKLARERELAVRGHFLVEGGSLTIGRQAVRLRVVPDVMRHLDAGGDGLRYGLVLEIEGRLALPKLEVVAGWHAVRRNRETQPLLARIEAADLLKYRPPPELGARSWGGDSPRYLWDQDEGMLSDRTGTRRAWNGDIRAGLEPFLTAAFEARLNEPLTP; the protein is encoded by the coding sequence ATGCCCCAGATTCCGTTTGAACTGACGACGGTCGGAGCGCGGCTGGCCGCCGGATGGTGGTGGCTGACCGCTCCGGGTTTTCCGGAGGTCGGGGTGCTGGGGGAGAGCGCGGCGGCGGCGGAGCGGGTGCTGGTGGCGCGGGTGCGTCAGGTGCTGGGGAAGACGCCGCTGATGGAGATCCACCGGCGGCGGGGCCGGGTGGAGGCCGAGGTTCGGCAGCGGACGCTGCGATTGACGCCGATGGTGCGGCATCCGTGGTGGGGCGAGCCGGTGGATCTGACGGTGGATTACGTGCTGTGGCATGAGGGCGGTGAGACGGACACGGTGCTGGCGTGGGTACCGGTGCTGGCGCTGACGGTGGTGGTGCAGGGGCGGCAGGATCTGGAGAAGCGGTTGGAGTCGGAGGTGCGGGGGGCGTTGGCGCGCCGGCGTCTGATGGGAACCCTCGGGGGACTGGCGCGGCTATGGCAGCCGGAGGGGTTGGAGACGGGGCGGATCGAGATTGTGGTGGAGGTGCCGACGACGAAGCAGGAGGCGTTGGCGCGGGAAGAGGATCGGGAGTCGGACCGGCGGGTGCTGGAGGAGGTGGGGCTGGACGTGGGGAAGGAGCGGATCGAAGCGACGTGGGAGAACGAGGGGGTGGTGGGAAGACTGGCGACCGTGCTGGGGGGGAATCCGCCGCGGAGTGTGCTGCTGGTGGGGCCGTCGGGGGTGGGCAAGACGGCGGCCTTCCGGGAACTGGTGCGGCGGCGGCAGGAGCTGGGATTCCCGGACACCCCGTTTTTCGCGACCAGCGGGGCGCGGCTGGTGGCGGGGATGAGCGGGTACGGGATGTGGCAGGAGCGGTGCCTGAAGATGGTGCGGGAGGCGTCGCACCGGCGGGCGGTGGTGCATTTGGGGGGGATCTTCGAGTTGATCCAGGTGGGGGCGAGCGTGGCGAACGCGCAGGGGATCGGATCGTTTCTGCGGCCGCACCTGATGCGCGGGGAACTGCTGGCGGTGACGGAGGCGACGGTCGAGGAACTGGCGCTGGTGGAACGGATGGAGCCGCAGTTGCTGCGGGCCTTCGAGGAGGTGCGCTGCGAGGAACCCGGGATGGACGCCTTCCGGCGGATCCTGCGGGAGACGGGACGGGCGTCGCGGTCGGGCGGGGGCCGGGGGTTGTCGGAGGAGGGGTTGGATGCGGTGGTGCGGCTGCACGCGCGGTACGGCGGGTATTCGGCGCGTCCGGGCCGGGCGTTGCGGTTTGTGCGGCCGCTGTTGCAGGAGGGGGTGTCCGGGGACGGCATGGCGGGCGGGGGGAAGGTGGAGGTGGAGGCGACATTGGAGGTGGATGGGGCGCGGGTGCGGGAGGCGTTCCGGCGGGAGACGGGGTTGCCGCGGTGGCTGCTGGACGAGACGGTGGCCTTCGATCCGGACGCGGCGAGGCGGTGGTTTGAGGAGCGGGTGATCGGGCAGGAGGAGGCGGTGGAGGCGGTGGTGTCCACGCTGGCGCTGGTGAAGACGCGGCTGGCGCGGCCGCGGCGGCCGCTGGCGTCGTTCCTGTTTGTGGGGCCGACGGGGGTGGGGAAGACGGAGATGGTGAAGGCGCAGGCGGAGTACCTGTTCGGGGACCGGACGCGGATGGTGCGGTTCGACATGAGCGAGTATGCGCACGGGGATGCGGTGGAGCGGCTGGCGGGCGGGGCGTGGGACCGGGAGGGGCTGCTGACGGCGCGGTTGCGGGAGCAGCCGTTCTGCGTGGTGCTGCTGGACGAGTTCGAGAAGGCGCATCCGGCGGTGCACGACCTGTTGCTGCAGGTGCTGGGGGAGGCGCGGTTGACGGATGCGGCGGGCCGGCTGGCGTGGTTCGGGAACGCGGTGGTGGTGCTGACTTCGAATCTCGGGGCGCAGGAATTTCAGAGGGCGCCGGCGGGATTTCGGGCTGATGCGGGGGCGCGTCGGGACGCGCGGGAACATTTCACCGGGGTGGTGGAGCGATTCCTCAGGCCGGAGATGGTGAACCGGCTGGACGGGATCATTCCGTTCCTGCCGCTGGACGAGGGGGCGGCGTTGGCGGTGACACGCCGGGAGTTGGGGCGGGCGCTGGAGCGGGACGGGATTCGGCGGCGGATGGTGGAGGTGGACTGCGATCCGGCGCTGGCGGAGCACCTGATGCGGCTGGGATTCGATCCGGCGTACGGGGCGCGGCCGTTGCAGCGGGTGATCGAGCGGGAACTGCTGGTGCCGCTGGCGCATGCGCTCAACGGGTTTGCGGAGGACCAGCCGGTGCAGGCCTGGGCGACGGTCTCGGCGGGCGCGTTGCGGGTCCGGTGCACCGGGGTGCGACCGGCTGGGCCGGAGGATCCGCGCCGGGATCTGGCGGGGGTGGCGACCGGGTTGTCGGAACTTCGGCGCCGGGCGCAGCGGCTGCGTCGGAGCGCGGCGGTGCGGGAACTCGAGAACGCGGTGCACCGGGCGGAGGAATTGCGGGCGCGGATGGGACGGGGCCAGTGGGTGGATGCGTCCTCGGCGGAGGCGGTGGCGCGTCTGCCGCGGCGGCAGGCGCTGTTGCGGGCCTTGGAAGGCCTGGAGTTGCGGAGTGCGGAAGCCGAGGCCGGGGCGCTGGTGGGATTTCACACGAGCCGGGAGGAGGCGTGCCTGCCGGAGGCGCAGGGGGCGGCGGAGGGGTTGACGAAGGAGATGCAGGGCGCGCTGGAGGAGTTGTTGTGGGACCGGACGCGGCGGCCGGATCGGATCCTGCTGGGGTTGTATCACCGGGGCGATCCGGCGGTGTTCGCGGGATGGGTGCGGGCGATGGTGAAGCTGGCGCGGGAACGGGAACTGGCGGTGCGGGGGCATTTCCTGGTGGAGGGCGGGTCACTGACCATCGGGCGCCAGGCGGTGCGACTGCGGGTGGTGCCGGACGTGATGCGGCACCTGGATGCGGGGGGGGATGGGCTGAGGTACGGGCTGGTGCTGGAGATCGAGGGGCGGCTGGCCCTGCCGAAGCTGGAGGTGGTGGCCGGCTGGCATGCGGTGCGACGGAACCGCGAGACGCAGCCGTTGCTGGCGCGCATCGAAGCGGCGGATCTGTTGAAGTACCGTCCGCCGCCCGAGTTGGGGGCGAGGAGTTGGGGAGGGGATTCGCCACGCTACCTGTGGGACCAGGATGAGGGGATGCTGAGCGACCGGACGGGGACGCGGCGTGCCTGGAACGGGGACATCCGGGCGGGGCTGGAACCCTTCCTGACGGCGGCGTTCGAGGCCCGCCTGAACGAGCCGCTGACGCCATGA
- a CDS encoding STAS domain-containing protein, giving the protein MGDLGRDLTAGVTVGVVALPLALAFGIASVESPSAGLYTAIVAGFLISFLGGSRVSVGGPTGAFIGVVYAVYAQHGMANLAVCTILAGLMLLAMGWARLGGLIKYIPYPVTGGFTAGIAVIIFSSQWRELLGIPLAAGEKVPPEFVWKVVFVARHVADINPWSVLLAVGSMVLIFGWPARWQRILPGSIGAMVLGTVAVVVWQLDSRCGVATVGTAFGDIPTSLPPLTLPAIPWAELPVLFRPAFTIAMLAAIESLLCAVVADGMIDDRHDSNQELLAQGVANIGSGLLGGIPATGAIARTATNIRNGGRTPVAGMVHALVLLGIVLFAAPLARNIPLATLGAVLVNVAMRMGEWHNFRRLLRWPRGDAGVFLLTFALTVLFDLTFAVEVGLLLAAALFIHRIVSTTQIIAADARETSDVPENRTEGKAIPAGVVSFRLVGAFLFGAADKLETALKRLQERPKVLILRMQDVLAMDATGLNALEEIQEKWASYGSRIVFSGAHTQPLMALSQAGMIEKWGPENFCGNFDEALARAREIVGGGG; this is encoded by the coding sequence ATGGGGGATCTGGGGCGGGACCTGACGGCTGGGGTGACGGTGGGGGTGGTGGCGTTGCCGCTGGCGCTGGCGTTCGGGATTGCGTCGGTGGAAAGCCCGAGCGCGGGGTTGTACACGGCCATTGTGGCGGGGTTTCTGATTTCCTTTCTTGGGGGAAGCCGGGTGAGCGTGGGGGGGCCTACGGGGGCGTTCATCGGGGTGGTGTACGCGGTGTACGCGCAGCACGGGATGGCCAATCTCGCGGTGTGCACGATCCTGGCGGGACTGATGCTGCTGGCGATGGGCTGGGCGCGGCTGGGGGGGCTCATCAAGTACATCCCGTACCCGGTGACCGGCGGATTCACGGCGGGGATCGCGGTCATCATCTTCAGTTCGCAATGGCGCGAATTGCTCGGGATCCCGCTGGCGGCCGGGGAGAAGGTGCCGCCGGAGTTTGTTTGGAAGGTGGTGTTCGTGGCCCGGCATGTGGCGGACATCAATCCGTGGAGCGTGTTGCTGGCTGTGGGATCGATGGTGCTGATCTTCGGCTGGCCGGCGCGGTGGCAGCGGATTCTGCCGGGGAGCATCGGTGCGATGGTGCTGGGGACGGTGGCGGTGGTGGTGTGGCAGCTGGACAGCCGGTGCGGGGTGGCGACGGTGGGAACGGCGTTCGGGGACATTCCGACTTCCCTGCCTCCGCTGACCCTCCCGGCCATCCCGTGGGCGGAGTTGCCGGTGCTGTTTCGTCCGGCGTTCACCATCGCCATGCTGGCGGCCATCGAATCGCTGCTGTGTGCGGTGGTGGCGGACGGGATGATCGACGACCGGCACGACTCGAACCAGGAGTTGCTGGCGCAGGGGGTGGCGAACATCGGGTCGGGATTGCTGGGGGGCATTCCGGCGACGGGCGCGATTGCGCGAACGGCGACGAATATCCGCAATGGGGGACGGACGCCGGTGGCGGGCATGGTGCATGCGCTGGTGCTGCTGGGGATCGTGCTCTTCGCGGCGCCGCTGGCGCGGAACATCCCGCTGGCGACGCTGGGGGCGGTGCTGGTGAACGTGGCGATGCGGATGGGGGAGTGGCACAATTTCCGGCGTCTGCTGCGATGGCCGAGGGGGGATGCGGGAGTGTTTCTGCTGACCTTCGCGTTGACGGTGCTGTTTGACCTGACGTTTGCGGTGGAGGTCGGACTGCTGCTGGCGGCGGCGCTGTTCATCCACCGGATTGTTTCGACGACGCAGATCATCGCGGCCGATGCGCGGGAGACCTCGGACGTTCCGGAGAACCGGACTGAAGGGAAGGCGATTCCGGCGGGGGTGGTGTCATTCCGGTTGGTGGGGGCGTTTCTCTTTGGCGCGGCGGACAAGCTGGAGACTGCGCTGAAGCGGCTGCAGGAACGGCCGAAGGTGCTGATCCTGCGGATGCAGGACGTGCTGGCGATGGACGCGACCGGGTTGAATGCGCTGGAGGAGATCCAGGAGAAGTGGGCGAGTTACGGATCGCGGATTGTGTTCAGCGGCGCCCACACGCAGCCGCTGATGGCGTTGAGCCAGGCGGGGATGATCGAGAAGTGGGGGCCGGAGAACTTCTGCGGGAACTTCGATGAGGCGCTGGCGAGGGCGCGGGAGATCGTGGGGGGAGGGGGGTAA